One window from the genome of Hymenobacter sp. J193 encodes:
- the mobV gene encoding MobV family relaxase: MPYAILRTAKLKTAGNLTSLNEHLQRLRPTPNADAELTPLNVQLVGSPDLAADVQARLEAVGCTVRSNAVLAVEHLMTFSPEFLDIRKEAGQAGKPAQLVGSAEDGAKLAGFRDRAMEWLSERYGKENVVNAVLHLDEQTPHIHATVVPIDAAGKLNCRAMLGDRQKMRDMQTSFAAKLAPLGLQRGVEGSQAQHQEVKRFYGLVKELNPQLEQEAQRQVAQQRIHQAGQQHSRSGGVGM; this comes from the coding sequence ATGCCCTATGCCATCCTGCGCACGGCCAAACTTAAGACTGCCGGCAACCTCACTTCCCTGAACGAGCACCTGCAACGGCTGCGGCCTACCCCCAATGCGGACGCCGAACTGACCCCGCTCAACGTGCAGTTGGTGGGCAGCCCCGACCTGGCCGCCGACGTGCAGGCCCGCCTCGAGGCGGTCGGCTGCACGGTGCGCAGCAACGCCGTGCTGGCGGTCGAGCACCTGATGACGTTCAGCCCCGAGTTTTTGGACATTCGCAAGGAGGCTGGCCAGGCGGGCAAGCCAGCCCAGCTGGTCGGGTCGGCCGAGGACGGGGCCAAGTTGGCCGGCTTCCGGGACCGGGCCATGGAGTGGCTGAGCGAGCGCTACGGGAAGGAGAACGTCGTGAACGCCGTGCTGCACCTTGATGAGCAGACCCCGCACATCCACGCCACGGTCGTGCCCATCGACGCGGCCGGCAAGCTCAATTGCCGGGCGATGTTGGGTGACCGGCAGAAGATGCGCGACATGCAGACCAGCTTTGCGGCGAAGCTCGCCCCGTTAGGGCTGCAGCGCGGGGTAGAAGGGAGCCAGGCCCAGCACCAGGAGGTGAAGCGCTTCTATGGGCTGGTGAAGGAACTCAACCCGCAGCTGGAGCAGGAGGCGCAGCGCCAGGTGGCCCAGCAGCGCATCCATCAAGCGGGGCAGCAGCACAGCCGTAGTGGTGGGGTAGGCATGTAA